One Triplophysa dalaica isolate WHDGS20190420 chromosome 11, ASM1584641v1, whole genome shotgun sequence genomic window carries:
- the commd8 gene encoding COMM domain-containing protein 8 isoform X1, translating into MIKLLDKLSPEECPKLVHMVADEVCGRRGPRRSDFSDRWSLTEWMDLMNSLSSFIRFTVGRGCTDQEVRELLSDLDTARTEAVLQCVRSRFDEIRHALVDRTNAISSTHLQDFNWQIKLALSSDKLSALNTPLLNLSLDLKDNGTQRSKNIEMNKEELQTLISALEAANKVVLQLK; encoded by the exons ATGATAAAATTGCTCGACAAATTATCGCCTGAAGAATGTCCTAAA CTCGTACACATGGTGGCAGATGAAGTGTGCGGGAGACGGGGTCCCAGACGGTCAGACTTCAGTGACCGGTGGAGTTTGACTGAATGGATGGATTTAATGAATAGCCTCTCATCTTTTATCCGTTTTACTGTAGGGAGAGGTTGCACGGATCAAGAG GTTCGGGAGCTGCTGAGTGATTTAGATACGGCACGTACCGAGGCCGTTCTGCAGTGTGTGAGGTCCAGGTTCGATGAGATCAGACATGCTTTGGTGGACAGGACTAACGCCATCTCAAGCACACATCTACAGGACTTCAACTGGCAAATTAAG CTGGCACTATCCAGCGATAAGCTTTCAGCCTTAAACACTCCTCTGCTGAATCTCAGTCTGGACTTAAAAGATAATGGAACTCAGAGATCTAAAAACATAGAAATGAACAAAGAGGAGCTACAAACACTCATCAGTGCACTCGAGGCAGCTAATAAG GTGGTGCTGCAATTGAAATGA
- the commd8 gene encoding COMM domain-containing protein 8 isoform X2 has protein sequence MVADEVCGRRGPRRSDFSDRWSLTEWMDLMNSLSSFIRFTVGRGCTDQEVRELLSDLDTARTEAVLQCVRSRFDEIRHALVDRTNAISSTHLQDFNWQIKLALSSDKLSALNTPLLNLSLDLKDNGTQRSKNIEMNKEELQTLISALEAANKVVLQLK, from the exons ATGGTGGCAGATGAAGTGTGCGGGAGACGGGGTCCCAGACGGTCAGACTTCAGTGACCGGTGGAGTTTGACTGAATGGATGGATTTAATGAATAGCCTCTCATCTTTTATCCGTTTTACTGTAGGGAGAGGTTGCACGGATCAAGAG GTTCGGGAGCTGCTGAGTGATTTAGATACGGCACGTACCGAGGCCGTTCTGCAGTGTGTGAGGTCCAGGTTCGATGAGATCAGACATGCTTTGGTGGACAGGACTAACGCCATCTCAAGCACACATCTACAGGACTTCAACTGGCAAATTAAG CTGGCACTATCCAGCGATAAGCTTTCAGCCTTAAACACTCCTCTGCTGAATCTCAGTCTGGACTTAAAAGATAATGGAACTCAGAGATCTAAAAACATAGAAATGAACAAAGAGGAGCTACAAACACTCATCAGTGCACTCGAGGCAGCTAATAAG GTGGTGCTGCAATTGAAATGA